The following coding sequences lie in one Oryctolagus cuniculus chromosome 7, mOryCun1.1, whole genome shotgun sequence genomic window:
- the SLC2A1 gene encoding solute carrier family 2, facilitated glucose transporter member 1 (The RefSeq protein has 2 substitutions compared to this genomic sequence) has product MEPSSKKVTGRLMLAVGGAVLGSLQFGYNTGVINAPQKVIEEFYNQTWIHRYGERILPTTLTTLWSLSVAIFSVGGMIGSFSVGLFVNRFGRRNSMLMMNLLAFVSAVLMGFSKLAKSFEMLILGRFIIGVYCGLTTGFVPMYVGEVSPTALRGALGTLHQLGIVVGILIAQVFGLDSIMGNEDLWPLLLSVIFVPALLQCIVLPLCPESPRFLLINRNEENRAKSVLKKLRGNADVTRDLQEMKEESRQMMREKKVTILELFRSPAYRQPILSAVVLQLSQQLSGINAVFYYSTSIFEKAGVQQPVYATIGSGIVNTAFTVVSLFVVERAGRRTLHLIGLAGMAACAVLMTIALALLEQLPWMSYLSIVAIFGFVAFFEVGPGPIPWFIVAELFSQGPRPAAVAVAGFSNWTSNFIVGMCFQYVEQLCGPYVFIIFTVLLVLFFIFTYFKVPETKGRTFDEIASGFRQGGASQSDKTPEELFHPLGADSQV; this is encoded by the exons AAGGTGACGGGCCGCCTCATGCTGGCCGTGGGAGGAGCAGTGCTCGGCTCCCTGCAGTTTGGCTACAACACTGGAGTCATCAACGCCCCCCAGAAG GTGATCGAGGAGTTCTACAACCAGACGTGGATCCACCGCTATGGGGAGCGCATCTTGCCCACCACGCTCACCACGCTGTGGTCCCTCTCGGTGGCCATCTTCTCCGTCGGGGGAATGATTGGCTCCTTCTCTGTGGGCCTCTTCGTTAACCGCTTTGGCCG GCGGAACTCAATGCTGATGATGAACCTGCTGGCCTTCGTGTCCGCCGTGCTCATGGGCTTCTCAAAGCTGGCCAAGTCCTTCGAGATGCTCATCCTGGGCCGCTTCATCATTGGCGTGTACTGCGGCCTGACCACAGGCTTCGTGCCCATGTACGTGGGGGAGGTGTCGCCTACAGCCCTGCGCGGGGCCCTGGGTACCCTGCACCAGCTGGGCATCGTCGTTGGCATCCTCATCGCGCAG GTGTTCGGCCTGGACTCCATCATGGGCAACGAGGACCTGTGGCCCCTGCTGCTGAGCGTCATCTTcgtcccagccctgctgcagtGCATCGTGCTGCCCCTGTGCCCCGAGAGCCCCCGCTTCCTGCTCATCAACCGCAACGAGGAGAACCGGGCCAAGAGTG tgctgaAGAAGCTGCGTGGGAATGCCGACGTGACCCGGGACCTGCAGGAGATGAAGGAGGAGAGCCGGCAGATGATGCGGGAGAAGAAGGTCACCATCCTGGAGCTCTTCCGCTCACCTGCCTACCGCCAGCCCATCCTCATCGCCGTGGTGCTGCAGCTGTCCCAGCAGCTGTCCGGCATCAACGCC GTCTTCTATTACTCCACGAGCATCTTCGAGAAGGCGGGGGTGCAGCAGCCTGTGTACGCCACCATCGGCTCCGGCATCGTCAACACCGCCTTCACCGTCGTATCG CTGTTCGTGGTGgagcgagccggccggcggaCCCTGCACCTCATCGGCCTGGCAGGCATGGCAGGCTGTGCTGTGCTCATGACCATCGCGCTGGCCCTGCTG GAGCAGCTGCCCTGGATGTCCTATCTGAGCATCGTGGCCATCTTTGGCTTCGTGGCCTTCTTTGAAGTGGGCCCTGGCCCCATCCCGTGGTTCATCGTGGCTGAGCTCTTCAGCCAGGGTCCTCGGCCAGCAGCTGTTGCCGTCGCTGGCTTCTCCAACTGGACCTCGAATTTCATTGTGGGCATGTGCTTCCAGTATGTGGAG CAACTGTGCGGCCCCTACGTGTTCATCATCTTCACCGTGCTCCTGGTTCTGTTCTTCATCTTCACCTACTTCAAAGTTCCTGAGACTAAAGGCCGGACCTTCGATGAGATCGCTTCCGGCTTCCGGCAGGGGGGAGCCAGCCAAAGCGACAAGACGCCCGAGGAGCTCTTCCACCCTCTGGGGGCTGATTCCCAAGTGTGA